The Oceanibaculum nanhaiense nucleotide sequence AGTCGATGGCGTGGACCTTCTTCTCTTTCGCGCTGTAGATCAGCATGTAGCCGATGCCGCCCAGGCCGCTCATCCAGGGTTCAAACACCGACAGCGCGAAGGCGGTGGTCACCGCCGCATCGACGGCGTTGCCGCCATCGGCCAGCACCTCGGCCCCCAGTCGCGCGGCGCGGGCGCTCTGCGATGCGACGATGCCGCCTTTCGAGCGGATGGCGGGCTTGGATATCTGCCAGTTTTCGATACGCGGCTGCATGGAATTTCCTTAGGCGAGGTGACGGAGATACTGGGCCATGAAGTCGAAATCGACCGACTTCGCATAGGCCTCTATGAGCTTTTTCGTGACCGGGCCGGGCACTGTTCCATCGCCGATCGTGCGGCCGTTGATGCTGCGCACCGGGCAGATGCACAGGGAAGTAGAGGTCAGGAACATCTCGTCGGCGGTATAGGCATCGTACAGGTCGATATCGGCTTCCGCGAAGGGGATGCCGAGGCTCTCCGCCGCCTCGATGGTGTGGCCCCGGCTGATGCCCGGCAGCACGAAGCGGCTGCGCGGCGTGAGCAGCCGGCCTTCGGTGACAACGAAGACATTGCTGCCCAGCCCCTCGCAGAGATTGCCGTCCTGGTCCAGCAGCACGGCCCAGGCCTCGGCATCCTGGGCGCGAGCCTCCAGATCGGCGAGGATCAGGTTGATGTAATTATGCGTCTTGGCGCGCGGGCTCATCGCATCGGGCGGGGTGCGGCGCACCGAGGGCACGATGACGTCAATGCCGTCGCGGTACAGCGGCGCGCGGTTCTTCAGCGGCAGCGGCAGGCATTCGACGATCACGGTCGGGCCGCTGTTCTGCGTGCCGGAGAAGCTTTCGCCGACGCCGCGCGAGATGCGCTGGCCGACCCAGTAATCCTCGTCCTTGTCAATCAGGTGCAGGTTGCGTTCCAGCACTTCCTCGGATATCCGCATCATCT carries:
- a CDS encoding aminotransferase class IV — encoded protein: MNSLANERVAYFNGQIVPESQVLIPFRDRGFKYGDAVFDMTRTFGHRIFKLKEHVDRLYKSLAYLKIDPQMSPAEMMRISEEVLERNLHLIDKDEDYWVGQRISRGVGESFSGTQNSGPTVIVECLPLPLKNRAPLYRDGIDVIVPSVRRTPPDAMSPRAKTHNYINLILADLEARAQDAEAWAVLLDQDGNLCEGLGSNVFVVTEGRLLTPRSRFVLPGISRGHTIEAAESLGIPFAEADIDLYDAYTADEMFLTSTSLCICPVRSINGRTIGDGTVPGPVTKKLIEAYAKSVDFDFMAQYLRHLA